In Streptomyces sp. SID8374, one genomic interval encodes:
- a CDS encoding ABC transporter ATP-binding protein, which produces MTPEQTTPPGTTLPVADARRTRAEILRRLRTHRRRLGAALLTLLGGAAATLATPPVLGGIVDAVADGAGRGRVLALGLALVAATAVGAVLAYAGGRMLVALVQEVLAGLREDVFKTAVHLPVNTLESSGSSDVVSRVTRDVEAVSEAASDVLPEVTNAGFTIGLSLVGLAVLDVRLALAGLVCLPVHVYATRQFLRRSHRVYGDIRRLESARGQSVIEAVRGAGSIVAYGTQDQHLGDLAERSVRAIERQRDGVKLRNRFTGLLNAAEFLGLAAVLVTGFRLFGAGAVTLGAATAAALYFHRLFGPVGALLGSLDDIQRATVGLSRLVGVTDLGDHHPVRPESEAQGAGRPDIDVKGVSYAYDGTRPALREVSLHVPAGTSLALVGASGSGKSTLARLVAGIGTPDRGSVTVGSAQGPDAPARYLVTQEVHLFGGTLADNLRLARPDATDDQLRHALREAGADWALELDDGLGTVLGPGGTPLDDGSVQHLALARVLLADPPVVVLDEATAESGPRTRALLQGALARVTSGRTTVVVAHRLEQARLADRVLVLRGGEVAEQGTHGELLAAGGAYAALWAAYQRAGRGSGGGPVSP; this is translated from the coding sequence GTGACACCCGAGCAGACCACTCCGCCCGGCACCACCCTCCCCGTCGCCGACGCCCGCCGGACCCGCGCGGAGATCCTCCGCCGCCTCCGTACGCACCGCCGCCGGCTCGGGGCGGCACTCCTCACCCTGCTCGGCGGTGCGGCGGCCACGCTCGCCACTCCGCCGGTGCTCGGCGGGATCGTGGACGCCGTCGCCGACGGGGCCGGGCGGGGCCGGGTCCTGGCCCTCGGCCTCGCGCTGGTGGCCGCGACCGCCGTCGGGGCCGTCCTCGCCTACGCGGGCGGCCGGATGCTGGTGGCGCTGGTGCAGGAGGTGCTGGCGGGGCTGCGCGAGGACGTCTTCAAGACGGCGGTCCACCTTCCCGTCAACACCCTGGAGAGCAGTGGCAGTTCCGATGTCGTCTCGCGGGTCACCCGCGATGTGGAGGCGGTCTCGGAAGCGGCGTCCGACGTGCTCCCCGAGGTGACGAACGCGGGCTTCACCATCGGCCTGAGCCTGGTGGGACTCGCCGTCCTGGATGTCCGCCTCGCACTCGCCGGGCTCGTCTGCCTGCCCGTCCACGTCTACGCCACCCGGCAGTTCCTCCGCCGCTCGCACCGCGTGTACGGGGACATCCGGAGGCTGGAGTCGGCGCGCGGGCAGTCGGTGATCGAGGCGGTACGGGGAGCCGGGTCCATCGTCGCGTACGGCACCCAGGACCAGCACCTCGGCGACCTGGCCGAGCGCAGCGTCCGGGCGATCGAGAGGCAGCGGGACGGGGTGAAGCTGCGCAACCGGTTCACGGGGCTGCTCAACGCGGCGGAGTTCCTCGGTCTCGCCGCCGTCCTGGTCACCGGCTTCCGGCTCTTCGGCGCGGGGGCCGTCACCCTCGGCGCCGCCACCGCCGCCGCCCTCTACTTCCACCGGCTCTTCGGCCCGGTCGGGGCGCTCCTGGGCAGCCTGGACGATATCCAGCGGGCCACGGTGGGGCTGTCGCGCCTGGTCGGGGTCACCGATCTGGGGGACCACCACCCCGTACGCCCGGAAAGCGAGGCGCAGGGGGCCGGGCGCCCGGACATCGACGTCAAGGGCGTCTCGTACGCGTACGACGGCACGCGCCCCGCCCTGCGCGAGGTCTCGCTGCACGTCCCGGCGGGCACCAGCCTCGCGCTCGTCGGTGCCAGCGGCTCGGGCAAGTCCACCCTGGCCCGGCTCGTCGCGGGCATCGGCACCCCGGACCGGGGCAGCGTCACCGTGGGAAGCGCCCAGGGCCCCGACGCCCCGGCCCGCTACCTCGTCACCCAGGAGGTCCACCTGTTCGGGGGCACCCTGGCCGACAACCTGAGGCTCGCCCGGCCCGACGCCACCGACGACCAGCTCCGCCACGCCCTGCGCGAGGCCGGGGCCGACTGGGCGCTGGAGCTGGACGACGGCCTCGGCACCGTCCTCGGCCCGGGCGGCACCCCCCTCGACGACGGGTCCGTCCAGCACCTGGCGCTGGCCCGGGTCCTGCTGGCCGACCCGCCCGTCGTCGTCCTGGACGAGGCCACCGCCGAATCGGGCCCACGGACCCGCGCCCTCCTCCAGGGCGCCCTGGCCCGGGTCACCTCGGGCCGGACCACCGTGGTCGTCGCACACCGGCTGGAGCAGGCGCGCCTGGCCGACCGGGTCCTGGTGCTGCGGGGCGGCGAGGTGGCGGAGCAGGGCACGCACGGTGAGCTGCTGGCGGCCGGGGGCGCGTACGCGGCGCTCTGGGCGGCCTACCAGCGCGCCGGGAGGGGCAGCGGCGGCGGACCGGTCAGCCCGTGA
- a CDS encoding DUF1345 domain-containing protein, whose translation MSPLHHRTALSAVPRLLVAGVLGVVAGVVTGLLTHAPLGILAGIAAAETIFVVAGWIALWPMDAATTHHNVRREEFRPVLEELVVVAAALCGLVGIVVLLLTSDSDLSHAAAAIALGGVFTAWASLHLMYATRYAYLYYLPTEGGIDFNSRDSPKYVDFLYFSYNLGMTYQVSDTNVSTTEIRAVTLRHCLLSYVFGASILATTINLVTGIVTG comes from the coding sequence TTGAGCCCCCTGCACCACCGCACCGCGCTCTCCGCCGTCCCCCGGCTCCTCGTCGCCGGGGTGCTCGGGGTCGTCGCCGGGGTGGTCACCGGTCTGCTGACCCACGCTCCGCTGGGCATCCTCGCCGGGATCGCCGCCGCCGAGACCATCTTCGTCGTGGCCGGGTGGATCGCGCTCTGGCCCATGGACGCGGCCACCACCCACCACAACGTGCGCCGTGAGGAGTTCCGGCCCGTCCTCGAAGAGCTGGTCGTCGTCGCGGCCGCCCTCTGCGGGCTCGTCGGCATCGTGGTGCTGCTCCTGACCAGCGACTCCGACCTCAGCCACGCCGCCGCGGCCATCGCCCTGGGCGGCGTCTTCACCGCCTGGGCCTCGCTCCACCTGATGTACGCCACCCGGTACGCGTACCTCTACTACCTGCCCACCGAGGGCGGCATCGACTTCAACTCCCGGGACAGCCCGAAGTACGTCGACTTCCTCTACTTCAGCTACAACCTCGGCATGACCTACCAGGTTTCCGACACCAACGTCTCGACCACCGAGATCCGCGCGGTCACCCTCCGGCACTGCCTGCTGTCGTACGTCTTCGGCGCCAGCATCCTCGCCACCACCATCAACCTCGTCACCGGGATCGTCACGGGCTGA
- a CDS encoding FdhF/YdeP family oxidoreductase — MSTNHHEQDRPEHHAEQDPPEHGVGPVPEGDPRFRPYHHPAAGWGAAESVTRFLARERSPVDGPRAILKMNHEDGGFDCPGCAWPDDLKGLHLDICENGIKHVTWEMTRKRVGREFFAAHSVTELSGWSDYDLENQGRLTEPMVYDPASDHYVPISWKDAFEVVGAALRGLDDPNQAAFYTSGRLGNEATFLYQLMARELGTNNLPDCSNMCHEASGRALTASLGTGKGTVDLKDWESADALFILGVNAASNAPRMLTALSEAHRRGAQIVHINPLVEAAATRTIVPHDFKDMALFKPTPTSTLNLQPRIGGDMALLRGMAKAVLEQSASDPKALDQEFIDRYTTGFAEYRALCEATPWEEIETQSGLSRADILQAARVYGEADRSIVSWCLGLTQHEHGVDTVREIVNLLLLRGNLGREGAGPSPVRGHSNVQGNRTCGIDHRPTDAFLDRLADACGIDPPRAHGLDTVGTIEAMRRGEVKVFVAMGGNFAMAAPDTPATFEALRSCDLTVQVSTKLNRSHLVHGAGALILPCLGRTEKDHQRKGVQSTSVEDSMSMVHLSIGMKRPASPRLLSEPAIVAGMARAALPGSATPWHWYIEDYDRIRDTMAKALDGFEDFNRRVRLPLGFRIRQPARELVFLTPSGRAEFSTAALPDVVPAAGTLALGTMRSHDQWNTTIYSDNDRYRGIKNLRTLVFMNRADMRERGITDLGPVDITSTAKDGSRRHLNGYLAIPYDIPRGCAAGYMPEMNVLCALGDYSTQSDQPIMKHVKVTIAPAA; from the coding sequence GTGAGCACCAACCACCACGAGCAGGACCGCCCGGAGCACCACGCCGAGCAGGACCCGCCGGAGCACGGCGTCGGCCCCGTCCCCGAGGGCGATCCGCGGTTCCGCCCCTACCACCACCCGGCGGCCGGCTGGGGCGCGGCGGAGAGCGTGACCCGGTTCCTGGCGCGCGAGCGCTCCCCGGTGGACGGCCCGAGGGCCATTCTGAAGATGAACCACGAGGACGGCGGCTTCGACTGCCCCGGGTGCGCCTGGCCGGACGACCTCAAGGGCCTGCACCTGGACATCTGCGAGAACGGGATCAAGCACGTCACCTGGGAGATGACCCGCAAGCGGGTCGGGCGGGAGTTCTTCGCCGCGCACTCGGTGACCGAGCTGTCCGGGTGGAGCGACTACGACCTGGAGAACCAGGGCCGGCTCACCGAGCCGATGGTCTACGACCCCGCCTCGGACCACTACGTACCGATCAGCTGGAAGGACGCCTTCGAGGTCGTCGGTGCCGCGCTGCGGGGCCTGGACGATCCGAACCAGGCGGCCTTCTACACCTCCGGCCGGCTCGGCAACGAGGCCACGTTCCTCTACCAGCTGATGGCCCGCGAACTGGGCACGAACAACCTGCCGGACTGCTCCAATATGTGCCACGAGGCCAGCGGCCGGGCGCTGACGGCGTCCCTCGGTACGGGAAAGGGGACGGTCGACCTCAAGGACTGGGAGAGCGCCGACGCGCTGTTCATCCTGGGGGTCAACGCGGCCTCCAACGCGCCCCGGATGCTCACGGCCCTCTCCGAGGCCCACCGGCGGGGCGCCCAGATCGTGCACATCAACCCGCTCGTCGAAGCGGCCGCCACCCGCACCATCGTCCCGCACGACTTCAAGGACATGGCGCTCTTCAAGCCGACGCCGACCAGCACGCTCAACCTCCAGCCGCGCATCGGCGGGGACATGGCACTGCTGCGGGGCATGGCGAAGGCGGTCCTGGAGCAGTCGGCGTCCGATCCGAAGGCGCTGGACCAGGAGTTCATCGACCGGTACACGACGGGGTTCGCGGAGTACCGGGCGCTGTGCGAGGCCACGCCGTGGGAGGAGATCGAGACCCAGTCGGGGCTGAGCCGCGCCGACATCCTCCAGGCGGCCCGGGTGTACGGCGAGGCGGACCGCTCCATCGTCAGCTGGTGCCTGGGCCTCACCCAGCACGAGCACGGCGTCGACACCGTACGGGAGATCGTCAACCTGCTGCTGCTCCGCGGCAACCTCGGCCGGGAGGGCGCGGGCCCCTCCCCCGTACGCGGACACAGCAACGTCCAGGGAAACAGGACCTGCGGGATCGACCACCGCCCCACCGACGCCTTCCTGGACCGCCTCGCCGACGCCTGCGGAATCGACCCGCCCCGCGCACACGGCCTGGACACCGTGGGCACGATCGAGGCGATGCGGCGCGGCGAGGTCAAGGTGTTCGTGGCGATGGGCGGCAACTTCGCCATGGCGGCGCCCGACACCCCGGCCACCTTCGAGGCGCTGCGCTCCTGCGACCTCACCGTCCAGGTGAGTACGAAACTCAACCGGAGCCACCTCGTCCACGGCGCCGGGGCCCTGATCCTGCCGTGTCTCGGCCGGACCGAGAAGGACCACCAGCGCAAGGGCGTGCAGTCCACCTCGGTCGAGGACTCGATGAGCATGGTCCACCTCTCGATCGGCATGAAGCGCCCGGCGTCGCCGCGCCTGCTCTCGGAGCCGGCCATCGTCGCCGGGATGGCCCGCGCCGCCCTGCCCGGCAGCGCGACGCCCTGGCACTGGTACATCGAGGACTACGACCGCATCCGCGACACCATGGCCAAGGCCCTGGACGGTTTCGAGGACTTCAACCGGCGGGTGCGCCTGCCGCTGGGCTTCCGCATCCGGCAGCCCGCCCGTGAGCTGGTCTTCCTGACCCCGTCCGGGCGCGCCGAGTTCTCCACCGCCGCGCTGCCCGATGTCGTGCCCGCCGCCGGAACGCTGGCGCTGGGCACCATGCGCTCGCACGACCAGTGGAACACCACGATCTACTCGGACAACGACCGTTACCGGGGCATCAAGAACCTGCGCACGCTCGTCTTCATGAACCGGGCCGACATGCGTGAACGCGGGATCACCGACCTCGGCCCGGTCGACATCACGAGCACGGCGAAGGACGGCAGCCGACGCCACCTCAACGGCTATCTGGCGATCCCGTACGACATCCCGCGCGGCTGCGCGGCCGGGTACATGCCGGAGATGAACGTGCTGTGCGCGCTCGGCGACTACAGCACCCAGAGCGACCAGCCGATCATGAAGCACGTCAAGGTGACGATCGCGCCCGCCGCCTGA